The window CTCTATGGCGCTTTGGATCCGGCCGTACAGGACCGCGCCATTGCTGCCGCACCGCCGGGACGGCGCAAGGTGGTGCTGGCCACGTCGATTGCCGAGACCAGCCTGACCATCGAAGGCGTGCGGGTGGTGATTGATGCCGGTCTCGCCCGGGTGCCGCGCTATTACCCCGCCAGCGGCATTACCCGGCTCGACACAGTCCGGGTCAGCCGCGCCGCCGCCGACCAACGCCGGGGGCGGGCAGGTCGGACCGAGCCCGGTGTCTGCTACCGGCTGTGGGACGAGCCGGAGACCCGCTCGCTGCCGGCATTCGCGCGGCCGGAAATTCTCGAGGCTGACCTGTCGCGCCTGGCCCTGGACCTGGCCCGCTGGGGCGTGCGCGACGCCGGAGGCCTCTGCTTCATGGATCCGCCGCCGGCAGCTGCCTTTGCCGAAGCGCGGGCCCTGCTGCAGCGGATCCAGGCCCTCGACGGGCAGGGCGATCTGACGGGCCATGGCAAGGCCCTGGCCGACATGCCTCTGCCGCCGCGTATCGCCCACATGGTCGTCCGCGCCGCCGCCTCGGGCCAGGCCCTGCGCGGGGCGCAGGTTGCTGCCCTGCTGACCGAGCAAGGGCTGGGTGGTCGTGACATCGATCTGCGCCGTCGGCTCGAAAACCTCGGCCGGGACCGCTCGCCCCGGGCTCGGGACGCCCAGGCCCTGGCCGACCGCTGGGCCCGGGCGGCCGGCAAGCCGTCAGGTGCCACGATGCTGGACGAGGGCCTGATGCTGGCCGAGGCCTATCCCGAGCGCGTGGCTAGGGCGCGCGGCAGGCCGGGCGAGTTCCAGTTGGCTGGGGGGCGCGGTGTTTACATGGAGCCTACCGATCCTCTGGCCCGCGAGACCTGGCTGGCCGTGGGCGAACTGGGCGGCGGCGAAAGTCGCGACCGCATCTTGCTGGCCGCTGCCGTCGACGAGGCGGCCCTGCGCGAGGCCTTTGCCGATCGCCTGACCGCCGAGGACCGGCTGGAGACCAGCCCCGGCGGCAAGGTCCGCGCCAAGCGGTTGTTGCGTCTGGGGCGTCTCGTCCTTGAGGAACGGCTGATTGACCGGCCTGACCCGGCCCTGATTGCCAGTGCCCTGCTGGATCAGGTCCGTTCGGAGGGGCTTTCCGCGCTGCGGCTGGGCGATGGCGTTCAGAGGCTGCGCGACCGCGTGGCCTTCCTGCGTGCCCTCGATGGCGAAGTCTGGCCGGACCTTTCGGAGGCCGCTCTGCTGGGGCGGATCGAGGAATGGCTGGAGCCGCTGCTGCAGGGCCGCTCGTCCCTGTCTGCGCTGGACGAGAGTACACTGGACGGCGCGATCCGAGCCCTGATCCCGTGGGATGCGCAACAGAAGATAGACGCCGCCCTTCCGGCCCGCTTCAAGGCCCCTACAGGCACGACCGTCGCCATCGACTACGCCG of the Caulobacter henricii genome contains:
- the hrpB gene encoding ATP-dependent helicase HrpB, whose protein sequence is MRSQGLCLPLMLPIENVLPALKASLLASHATVLVAPPGAGKTTAVPLALLDESWALGRKIIVLEPRRLAARAAAARMADTLGEAVGQTVGFRVRLQSKVSGQTRIEVVTEGVFTRMILDDPGLEGVAAVIFDEFHERSLDADLGLAFARDVQSVLRDDLRLLVMSATLDGARVSALLGDAPVIESQGRMFPVDTRYLGRDERLRLEERVGRAVERALAEETGSLLVFLPGQGEIRRVESWLAERLRRPDVDLAPLYGALDPAVQDRAIAAAPPGRRKVVLATSIAETSLTIEGVRVVIDAGLARVPRYYPASGITRLDTVRVSRAAADQRRGRAGRTEPGVCYRLWDEPETRSLPAFARPEILEADLSRLALDLARWGVRDAGGLCFMDPPPAAAFAEARALLQRIQALDGQGDLTGHGKALADMPLPPRIAHMVVRAAASGQALRGAQVAALLTEQGLGGRDIDLRRRLENLGRDRSPRARDAQALADRWARAAGKPSGATMLDEGLMLAEAYPERVARARGRPGEFQLAGGRGVYMEPTDPLARETWLAVGELGGGESRDRILLAAAVDEAALREAFADRLTAEDRLETSPGGKVRAKRLLRLGRLVLEERLIDRPDPALIASALLDQVRSEGLSALRLGDGVQRLRDRVAFLRALDGEVWPDLSEAALLGRIEEWLEPLLQGRSSLSALDESTLDGAIRALIPWDAQQKIDAALPARFKAPTGTTVAIDYAAEAGPRIDIRVQELFGLTEHPSIAGGKIPLVLSLLSPGHKPIQITRDLPGFWKGSWREVKVEMKGRYPRHVWPDDPAAAAPTTKAKPRGT